In one Neobacillus sp. CF12 genomic region, the following are encoded:
- a CDS encoding ring-cleaving dioxygenase: MELLGLHHVSILTGKAERNFQFYTKILGLRLVKKTVNQDNTESYHLFYGDAKGSPGTEITFFDIPGLGHTYPGVGSISSTSLRVKDTIALQYWVERFKQFNIQHGQIEKRNNRDSLAFQDFEGTRLVLVADNGEEGVRPGIPWDKSHVPVENAIIGLGPVTLTVAVPDKTVNVLTDVMGFKPAGTYPSLAGDFPPIQVFTTGEGGPGAEVHIETRPDLPRVRAGRGSVHHVAFRVPNEEEYEYWAQRIASSGLMNSGKVERYYFKALYFREPNHILFELSTDTPGFDVDEPVETLGEKLALPPFLEPRRADIEAKLRPLDLEK; the protein is encoded by the coding sequence ATGGAGTTGTTAGGTTTACACCATGTTTCGATACTAACGGGTAAGGCTGAGAGGAACTTTCAATTTTATACAAAGATTTTAGGTTTGAGATTGGTAAAGAAAACGGTGAATCAGGATAACACCGAGTCTTATCATTTGTTTTATGGTGATGCAAAGGGAAGTCCAGGGACGGAGATTACGTTCTTTGATATTCCTGGATTGGGTCATACCTATCCTGGGGTCGGAAGTATTTCGTCCACCTCACTTCGAGTTAAAGATACTATTGCACTCCAATATTGGGTGGAACGTTTTAAGCAGTTTAATATTCAGCACGGTCAGATTGAGAAACGGAATAATCGTGATTCTTTGGCCTTTCAGGATTTTGAGGGAACACGTTTAGTTTTAGTGGCCGATAATGGTGAAGAGGGAGTACGTCCAGGTATACCTTGGGATAAAAGTCATGTCCCCGTTGAAAATGCCATCATTGGGTTGGGCCCAGTTACCTTAACTGTCGCAGTACCTGACAAAACGGTTAATGTTTTAACGGATGTGATGGGCTTTAAACCGGCAGGCACTTATCCGTCGCTTGCTGGGGATTTCCCACCTATTCAAGTATTTACAACAGGTGAGGGCGGGCCAGGTGCGGAGGTGCATATCGAGACCAGACCAGATTTACCGAGGGTGCGTGCTGGCCGTGGCAGTGTTCATCACGTTGCATTTCGCGTTCCGAATGAGGAAGAATATGAATATTGGGCACAGCGAATTGCTTCATCGGGCCTAATGAATTCAGGTAAAGTGGAGCGCTACTATTTCAAGGCTCTTTATTTCAGAGAACCGAATCATATCCTTTTCGAATTATCAACCGATACACCTGGGTTTGATGTGGACGAGCCCGTTGAAACATTAGGGGAAAAGCTTGCACTCCCACCATTCTTGGAGCCCCGCAGGGCAGACATTGAGGCTAAGTTAAGACCATTAGATTTAGAAAAATAA
- a CDS encoding RNA polymerase sigma factor: MNVGVSDLYEKLKDDLFRFAKSIARHGQEANDLVQDAMVKSLNEPQLLGLPDYKQRAWFFRVMKNRLIDDRRKEQRLTQWEEDLDFSIQEAGVSHLEVTELLSHLPQELSDLIFKRYWLGLSSQEIGEQLKIPASTVRYKLHLAIKKLRTILEEEK; encoded by the coding sequence GTGAACGTGGGAGTGAGTGATTTATATGAAAAACTAAAAGATGATTTGTTCCGCTTTGCGAAATCCATTGCTAGACATGGGCAGGAAGCGAATGACCTAGTTCAGGACGCAATGGTAAAATCGCTTAACGAACCACAGCTTCTTGGTTTACCAGACTATAAACAGCGGGCCTGGTTTTTCCGAGTCATGAAAAACAGGCTGATTGATGATCGGCGAAAAGAGCAGCGGCTGACACAATGGGAGGAAGACCTTGATTTTTCCATCCAAGAGGCTGGTGTCAGTCACTTGGAAGTAACAGAGTTACTTTCTCACCTGCCACAGGAATTAAGTGATCTTATTTTTAAAAGATATTGGTTGGGGCTTTCAAGTCAGGAAATCGGTGAGCAGTTAAAGATTCCCGCGTCTACTGTTCGCTACAAGCTTCATCTTGCAATCAAGAAGTTAAGAACGATTTTGGAGGAGGAAAAATAA